A single genomic interval of Mucilaginibacter boryungensis harbors:
- a CDS encoding UDP-N-acetylmuramate--L-alanine ligase, whose protein sequence is MRVHFIAIGGSAMHNLAIALHNKGFDVSGSDDVLFEPSRTRLEKYGILPQQNGWYPEKITTDIDAVILGMHARTDNPELLKAQELGLKIYSYPEYIYEQSKDKLRIVIGGSHGKTTITSMILHVLQQAGKDFDYLVGAQLAGFETMVKLTDAPVIVIEGDEYLASPIDRRPKFHLYKANIGVISGIAWDHINVFPTFDSYVEQFRLFIKTIQAGGTLIYSKTDTVLNEAVEADDTTSVTKIPYQLPQYQIDNGVTSIVSDGKQYPLEIFGEHNLLNAEAARLVCKQLGISTGDFYQALTKFKGAARRLELLGKNESTNIYKDFAHSPSKLQATIQAVKNQFLDRKLVACIELHTFSSLNKDFLSQYAGTLDAATEAIVFIDSKTFEQKKMEPYDASVVKKAFDKDDLLFFNDPGELKKYLERIEINGKNLLLMSSGNFGGIDLAALANNILKNI, encoded by the coding sequence ATGAGGGTACATTTTATTGCAATAGGCGGCAGTGCCATGCACAATCTGGCTATCGCTTTGCATAACAAAGGATTTGATGTAAGCGGATCGGACGACGTGCTATTTGAACCATCGCGTACAAGGCTAGAAAAATATGGGATATTGCCACAGCAGAATGGGTGGTACCCTGAAAAAATTACGACTGATATTGATGCCGTTATTTTAGGGATGCATGCCCGCACAGATAATCCCGAATTGCTTAAAGCACAAGAATTGGGATTAAAAATTTATTCGTATCCTGAATATATTTATGAGCAATCGAAAGATAAACTGCGTATAGTTATTGGCGGCAGTCATGGTAAAACTACCATTACCAGCATGATACTGCACGTACTGCAACAAGCCGGTAAGGATTTTGATTACCTGGTGGGGGCACAGTTAGCCGGCTTTGAAACTATGGTTAAGCTAACAGATGCGCCTGTTATAGTAATAGAAGGGGACGAATACCTGGCTTCGCCGATTGACCGCCGGCCCAAGTTTCATTTATACAAGGCAAATATTGGTGTTATCAGCGGAATTGCGTGGGATCATATTAATGTGTTCCCAACATTTGATAGCTATGTAGAACAGTTTCGCCTGTTTATTAAAACCATTCAGGCAGGCGGGACACTTATTTACAGTAAAACGGATACGGTACTTAATGAAGCTGTTGAAGCCGACGATACAACAAGTGTAACCAAAATTCCATACCAATTGCCACAGTACCAGATAGATAATGGGGTTACTTCAATTGTAAGTGATGGAAAGCAATATCCGTTAGAGATTTTTGGTGAGCATAATTTGTTAAATGCAGAAGCGGCACGGTTGGTATGTAAACAATTAGGTATTAGTACCGGGGATTTTTACCAGGCACTTACCAAATTTAAAGGCGCAGCACGCAGGTTAGAACTTTTGGGTAAAAATGAGAGCACTAATATTTATAAGGACTTTGCCCACTCGCCTTCAAAACTACAGGCAACTATACAAGCAGTAAAAAATCAGTTTTTAGACAGGAAGTTGGTAGCTTGCATAGAATTGCATACATTTAGCAGTTTAAATAAAGATTTTTTAAGCCAGTATGCCGGTACGCTTGATGCAGCGACAGAAGCGATAGTGTTTATTGACAGCAAAACATTTGAACAAAAAAAGATGGAGCCTTACGATGCTTCAGTAGTTAAAAAGGCTTTTGATAAAGATGATCTGTTGTTTTTTAATGATCCGGGCGAACTAAAAAAATACCTGGAAAGGATAGAAATAAACGGGAAAAACCTGCTGTTAATGAGCTCGGGCAACTTTGGTGGGATAGATTTGGCAGCTTTAGCTAATAATATATTAAAAAATATTTGA
- a CDS encoding helix-turn-helix domain-containing protein encodes MKTLGKKIRLLRHQKGWSQEDVAKRLDISIPAFSKIETGITDINLSRLEQISTLFEMTVVQLLTFNETEQDQKFQNELETVNKKLMDRETEVIDLQKKVIELFEELRHNKVTA; translated from the coding sequence ATGAAAACCCTTGGAAAAAAAATCAGATTACTACGTCATCAAAAAGGATGGAGTCAGGAAGATGTGGCCAAACGTTTGGACATTTCTATCCCAGCTTTCTCTAAAATAGAGACCGGTATTACTGATATTAACCTGTCACGTCTCGAGCAAATCTCTACGCTATTTGAAATGACTGTTGTTCAGTTGCTTACATTTAATGAGACTGAACAGGATCAAAAATTTCAAAACGAACTGGAAACTGTTAACAAAAAGCTGATGGATCGTGAAACCGAAGTGATCGATCTGCAGAAGAAAGTGATCGAACTGTTCGAAGAACTGCGTCATAACAAAGTTACTGCGTAA
- a CDS encoding universal stress protein: MKTYLVLIDFSEAANNAAHFAAALSQQTDTEEIILMNAYYISPYEDMLPNPDMLMLREQEIEESVTDRLNQLAQLKRKLQKMVRSGVKVRTRLNRSHLLRAVVDAVTEDNVDLVFLGSKGNSSLGQPGIGSHVVKVSKASPAPVIVVPPGYKYKLIDQAVIACDFKQVTQNMPMEILHKLLGRQQIKLLVVNIDRDGRHANADAGQLAQESALHNMLKNYHPHYYFINSPNIIKGILNFAEEHRAEMVIALPHRYSFFQSLMHSSISQQLASNSSVPVLLLK, translated from the coding sequence ATGAAGACCTACCTGGTACTTATCGATTTTTCAGAAGCTGCCAACAATGCTGCCCATTTTGCAGCCGCTTTAAGCCAGCAAACAGACACCGAGGAAATTATTCTGATGAATGCTTATTATATATCACCTTATGAAGATATGTTGCCTAACCCCGATATGCTGATGTTGCGTGAACAGGAAATTGAGGAAAGCGTGACAGATAGATTAAATCAGTTAGCACAACTGAAGCGCAAGCTGCAAAAGATGGTAAGGAGCGGGGTTAAGGTCCGTACCCGTTTAAACAGGTCACATTTATTGCGGGCCGTAGTAGATGCGGTGACAGAGGATAATGTTGACCTGGTGTTTTTAGGTAGCAAAGGTAATAGCAGCTTGGGGCAGCCCGGTATTGGAAGCCATGTGGTTAAGGTATCAAAAGCCAGTCCGGCGCCAGTAATTGTAGTGCCGCCCGGTTATAAATATAAATTGATAGACCAGGCTGTTATTGCCTGCGATTTTAAGCAGGTAACCCAAAATATGCCCATGGAAATATTGCATAAACTGCTGGGCAGGCAACAGATAAAGTTATTGGTTGTTAATATAGATCGTGACGGCAGGCATGCAAATGCTGATGCCGGCCAATTGGCCCAGGAAAGCGCTTTACATAACATGTTAAAAAACTATCATCCGCATTATTACTTTATAAACAGCCCTAATATAATTAAGGGTATACTCAATTTTGCCGAAGAACATCGTGCTGAAATGGTTATTGCCTTGCCCCATAGGTATAGCTTTTTCCAATCGTTAATGCATAGCAGTATTTCGCAACAGTTGGCTTCCAATTCATCGGTGCCGGTTTTATTGTTAAAATAG
- a CDS encoding DUF6263 family protein, giving the protein MKKTFIVTLCFLLPAIICRAQYVTLALNLTKGQTYYQNTNAVATVEQTVNGVKTTVTSTITGRIAFKITGIRDSLYDMEIRYERLSLKMQLPGGNIMAYNADKVQAGDPMSGIFAAFKNQPIKLVLTKTGNIQLMDGIDAIINRVVDNFTGADAGQKAQIKSMLQQSFGERGFRSNFELGTAIFPSIPVRKGVVWVINSQLQSARPANVHAIYDLRDITGTYYLIHVNSKIDYMNKDAFENSGSALMRYNLDGHITGDIVVDKMTGWVKQSTINQTIGGTTEVKTNALAAPSMVIPMVMKSDIVITGDN; this is encoded by the coding sequence ATGAAGAAAACCTTTATTGTTACCCTGTGCTTTCTTTTACCCGCTATTATTTGCCGGGCACAATACGTTACGCTGGCCTTAAACCTTACAAAAGGCCAAACCTATTATCAAAATACCAATGCGGTTGCCACTGTTGAACAAACTGTTAATGGAGTAAAGACTACTGTTACAAGTACTATTACAGGCAGGATAGCTTTTAAAATAACAGGCATACGCGATAGTTTGTACGATATGGAAATACGGTATGAACGCCTGTCGCTAAAGATGCAGTTACCCGGCGGCAATATCATGGCTTACAACGCTGATAAAGTACAAGCTGGCGACCCTATGTCGGGCATATTTGCCGCTTTTAAAAACCAGCCGATAAAATTGGTACTCACGAAAACAGGTAATATCCAATTGATGGATGGAATAGATGCCATTATTAATAGGGTGGTTGATAATTTTACGGGGGCTGATGCGGGACAAAAAGCACAGATAAAAAGCATGCTGCAGCAATCGTTTGGCGAGCGTGGTTTCCGCAGCAATTTTGAATTGGGGACAGCCATATTCCCGTCTATCCCCGTCAGGAAAGGGGTTGTTTGGGTTATCAATAGCCAGCTGCAAAGCGCAAGGCCGGCCAATGTGCATGCAATTTATGATCTTCGTGATATTACGGGTACTTATTATCTTATCCATGTCAATTCAAAAATTGATTATATGAATAAAGACGCTTTCGAAAATTCAGGGAGTGCTTTGATGAGATATAACCTTGATGGCCATATAACCGGGGATATTGTAGTTGACAAAATGACCGGCTGGGTAAAACAATCAACTATAAATCAAACAATTGGCGGCACCACCGAAGTAAAAACTAATGCGCTCGCTGCCCCAAGCATGGTGATACCCATGGTAATGAAAAGTGATATTGTAATTACGGGAGATAATTAG
- a CDS encoding type B 50S ribosomal protein L31, with protein sequence MKKDLHPKNYRLVVFKDMSNEYSFITKSCIDTRETVKWEDGNEYPLVKLEISHTSHPFYTGKMKLVDTAGRIDKFRTRYNKK encoded by the coding sequence ATGAAAAAAGACCTGCATCCAAAAAATTATAGATTAGTTGTGTTTAAAGATATGTCTAACGAATATTCTTTCATAACTAAATCATGCATCGATACCCGCGAAACAGTGAAATGGGAAGATGGCAATGAATACCCATTAGTGAAATTGGAAATTTCGCATACCTCGCATCCATTCTATACCGGTAAAATGAAACTGGTTGATACTGCAGGCCGTATCGATAAATTCCGTACCCGTTACAACAAAAAGTAA